Genomic segment of Bacteroidota bacterium:
ACATCTTTAAAAGCTAATGTAGGCCCATGAAATAATTCAAGTGATGAGATCTGTTCATTTACTTTCACTAATGGAATAGGAAAGTTTATTGTTTCTGCAACGATCCTTCTTAACTCTTCTCCTGGGATATCTTCACTCACATAAGGAAGAATAACCCGGAAAGCAATCTCTTCATTGCTAAGTTTTTCAATGTCTTTAAAGAATGATGGGTCAAAGACAGGAATATGTTCAGGAAAGTATAACCCTTTATCCGGTGCCTGCCCAAGTATTGTAGCTTCTTTAAAACTTACTACGGATGATTTTTTATTTAGACTGTAAAATTTCATACCCCTAAATCCGCCGCGGCGGAGAATTTATATACACTCTGATTATTGAGTGATGGTTGAATAATGTTGATTTGCGAACTGGAAGTTGAAGGGTGCGACGCAACGAAGTTCAATCATGGAACTAAAGCTGGAAACAAAATCATCAACTTACTATTATAAAGAACTTTTCTATTTAAAGAGAATAACCGACCTAAGTCGCCCCTTTAGGGGGACAGGGGGTATATCCCGTTTTTATTGATCGTTGTTACATGTGTATGATAATCTATCCCGATTTTATTGTAGACATCTTTCATTTCAGTTTCTACATTTTTTGCTGCTGCTTCATCTTTGCTTAGCATAAAAATTGACGGGCCACTGCCAGAGATGCCGCCACCTAATGCTCCTGCATCTTTGCTTCTTCTTTTCACTTCATCAAAACCAGGAATAAGAATGCTTCGTACCGGTTCGATGATCACATCTTCGAGACTACGACCAATCAAATCATAATCACCTTTGATAAAACCTGCAACGAGTCCAGCTACATTACCCCATTGCCTGATAGCATCTTTTAATAATACCTGTTGTTTAAGGATTTGTCTTGCATCGGAAGTCCTTACTTCGATCTGTGGGTGAACGATAGTAACAAATAAGGGCGGAGCATCAATACTTACAATATCCAAAGGATGAATGGAACGGATCAACGTGATGCCGCCGTAAATTGCCGGCGCAATATTATCTGCATGTTTAACTCCGCTTGCAAGCTTTTCACCATTCATAGCGAACTGTACCATTTCTTCGTTGGTAAAAATATTTTCAAGCAAATGATTGGCTGCATAAGCGGCGCCTGCTGCACTCGCTGCACTTGAACCAATTCCACTCCCGGGCTTTATATGTTTTTCTATTTCTATTTCAAATCCGATCTTATTCTCCATTTTTTCGATGATGGATAATAAAACAACACCGGCAACATTTTTTTCAGCTTCAGTTGGTAGATCGAAATCGTCTTTGTTTATGATCGTTACTTTTGGTTCACTAGTTAACCGAAGTTCCATTATATCATACGGCTCATTCAATGCAAGACCCAATACATCAAACCCGCAAACAAGGTTTGCAACAGTTCCGGGAGATTTTATTTTAATACTGTTCATCAATTATTATTTAACTGCCCGCATAATATCGGCAAATACGCCACTTGCTGTAACTTCAGCACCGGCACCGGCACCTTTCACTACCAAAGGTTGTTCGCTGTAACGGTCGGTGTAAAATAAAACAATATTATCTTTTCCATACAAGTGATAAAAATCGCTTTGCGACGGAATATGTTTCAAACCTACTGAAGCTTTTCCGTTTTCATAAGAGGCTACAAATTTCAGTTTGCAATTCTCTGCTGCGGCTTTTTTGTAAATGGCTTTGAAATGCTCTTCCAGTTTGGCCATCTCCTTATAAAAATCATCAACTGAACCTTTCATACAACTTTCCGGCAGGAAAGAGTTACAGGTGATATCTTCCATTTCAATTTGCTTTCCTGCCTCACGGGCTAATATCATGATCTTTCGCATTACATCTTTACCACTTAGGTCCAATCTTGGGTCAGGCTCAGTGTATCCTTCATTCTGCGCATCCTTAACTATTTCAGAAAAAGTCTTTTCACCGTTATAATTATTGAAAACGAAATTAAGCGTACCGCTAAGCACCGCTTCAATTTTATTTACTGTATCGCCGCTTTGCATTAGATCATTTAGTGTGCCGATTACTGGCAGACCTGCACCCACATTTGTTTCAAATAAAAATGGCGCATTGAATTCACGGGAAAGATCTTTGAGTTTTTTATAATTGCTGTAAGCCGATGAAGCCGCAACTTTATTGCAGGCAACTACAGTTATACTTTTTGCAAGTAGTTTATCATATACGGTGGATACTTCATCATTGGCTGTTACATCAACAAAGATTGAGTTGCGCAGATTCAGGGTAATAATTTTTTCTACAAATTCTGAAATACTTGCCTTTCCGTTTGCTTTCAGCGATTCTTCCCATTTGTTTAATTCTATTCCATCTTCCTTGATCAACATGTTACGGCTATTAGTAAGACCGGTAATATTAACCTGTAAACGTAAATGTTCTTTTAAAAACTCTTTTTGCTTAATTAACTGCCCTAGTAATTTCTTGCCGACATTGCCAGTACCCGCAATAAAAAGATTGATCTGTTTATAAGTAGTTTCAAAAAACTCTTCATGTAATACGTTAATTCCTTTTCTTACATCTTGTGTTCCGATCACTGCAGAAATATTTCTTTCACTGCTGCCCTGTGCAATGGCACGAATGTTTACACCATTTCTTCCAAGTGAGGCAAACATTTTTCCAGCAATACCTGTATGACTTTTCATATTATCACCAACTAATGCAATGATGGATTGATCATTTTCAATTACCAGCGGATCGATCTTGCCTGTTTCCATTTCGTAACTGAATGCTTTCTCAACTACTTTCTTTGCTTTACCGGTATTAACGTCATCAATAGCAACACAGATTGAGTGTTCAGAAGAACTTTGTGTGATCAGGATCACATTCACTTGCTCGAGTGCCAGGGCTTCAAATAATCTTTTGCTGAAACCGGGTATGCCAACCATGCCGCTTCCCTCCAAACTGATCAATGAAATTTTATTCATACTGGAAATACCGCGGATACTGCTCCCGTTTTTCTTTACATCGGATTCTATCAGTGTGCCATAATCACCAGGTGCAAATGTGTTCTTGATCCATGTACGTATTCTTTTTTTCATCACCGGGTGAATGGTAGGAGGATAAATAACTTTTGCACCAAAATGCGAAAGCTCCATTGCTTCCTGGTAGCTGACATTGGAGATGATCTTTGCATTGGCGACCAAACGTGGATCAGCAGTCATCATACCACTTACATCGGTCCATATTTCCAGGTCATTGGCATCAATTGCTGCGGCGAAGATCGCTGCCGTATAATCAGAACCACCGCGGCCCAATGTTGTGATTGAATCATGCGAATCAGAAGCAATAAATCCCGGTACAATAAATAAATTTTCTTTTTGCTGAGTTATAAAAGATCTGATCAGATCATTTGTTATTGCAAAATCAACAACGGCATTTCCAAAACCGGAATCTGTTTTTATCAACTCCATGGAGTTGGTCCATACAGCTGGAGTATTTTTAGCATTAAATGCTGAAGTAATGATTTTTGAGGAGATCAATTCTCCATAGCTCATCAGTTTATCTTTTGTTCGTACTGATAACTCATGCAGAAGGAAAATACCATTACAGATATCCTCAATTTCGTTGCAGTATTTTTTTACCTGGCTTAGCACACTACTCTGTTGCTGGATCGGAATTAATTCTTTCACCACATCAAGATGTCGGTTCTCCAATGTTTTTAAAGAATCTTTATACGTTTCATCGCCTTCTGCTGCAAGCTGACCGCTGCTGATCAATAGATCAGTGGTACCAGCAAGAGCAGAAACAACAACGATAAGTGAATCCTCTTTCAGTTTTGAGCTGACAATGGAAATTGTCTTATTGATTGCATCAGCATTGCCTACTGAGGTGCCGCCGAATTTTAAAACTTTCATATCGTGTATTCAAAAGGAATTAATTAAAATATTTTTTTCTTTTACTTGCAGCCTTTGCAGGCCCGGGGTTATGATATGGTAATTTACAATCCGCTTAGCGGATCGTAGTGGTTGTTGTTGTAATAATGGTACCTGCCATTGGAGTGATGGCGGAATGGGAGATGATATATGTTGAATGCTGTACCATTTATGATAGCCACAAAATAAACTTTTAAAGCCAATATAACAATCGTTAGGTGCAAATTATTTTACGAAAACGATGCCGGCTTTATACTCCGGCCAATTGGTGTATCTTAGCAAACCTGCTTGCCGGCAATAATATAATTATATAGTTGGATGGAATATCAATCTACGACTGCGTTACAGCAATTTAAGAACCTGGTCGGCATTAAGTTTCAGTTATACAACAGCCTGTTTACTTCATTGCCCTTTCATCGTATTGAAAGGACAGGGATTCTACTATCCTTGTTGCTCACTAATATTGAAGATGGATTTAAAAACAAGAAAAGTCCTTCTGAAATAATCGAAGAATTTTTTGACAAGCATACGACCTACAAAACAGAACAGGAGCGGATGGACCTGTTATTTCGTTTTGTTCAATATGCCGAAAGACAGGTTGTATTGTTTGATGCGCTTGAAGACGCTGCATTTGGAAAGGTAAATGATATGCATGGTACCGGAACCTTACATCATTTAAAAACGGAAATCGAAAGTGATGGCAAATCAAAAGAGCTGGCCGATAAACTAAAAGATTTCAGTATCCGGCTTGTATTGACTGCGCATCCTACACAATTTTATCCCGGTGCTGTGCTGGGTATCATTAATGATCTGTCAAAAGCAATTGCTGAAAATAATGTTAACCAAATCAATCAATACCTGCAGCAATTAGGTAAAACTCCTTTTTTCAAAAAACAGAAACCGTCACCTTATGATGAAGCAGTGAGTTTGATCTGGTATCTTGAAAATGTTTTTTATGCAGCAGCCGGAAGAATAGCAGGATTTTTAAAAAGAAATTTCAGTAATGAACTGACGCCGGAAAACCAACTATTGAAAATGGGTTTCTGGCCAGGCGGCGATAGAGATGGAAATCCTTTTGTAACTGCAGGAACAACACTTAAAGTCTCAGATGCATTGAGGGGTAGTATTATCAAATGTTATTATCTCGAAGTGAGACGTATCCGCCGCAGGCTTACATTTGAGGGAGTTGAAAATGTATTGGCCGAACTGGAAAAAAAGTTATATAATAATATTTTTATTCCCGGCGAGAGAACTGCATTAACAAAAGAAGAAATACTTGGAACATTACTGCAGATAAAAGAGACACTGATTTACCAGCACAACAGTTTATTTATTCACCTGGTTGAAAACCTGATCAATAAGGTTGAGTTGTTCGGGTTGCATTTTGCAACACTTGATATCCGGCAGGAGAGTTTCATTCATACCAGGGTTTTGAAAACTATGCAGGATAAAAATCCAGATCTATCATTTACATACATCACTCCTTTAACAAAGGTTGAACAGGAAAGCATAGAGCCTGTGTCAGATGAAATTGTAAGTGAAACCCTGGCCAGCATGAAAGTTGTTAAAACAATTCAACGGGAAAATGGTGAAGCAGGTTGTAATCGTTATATCATCAGCCAGTGCAATAAAGCTGAAAATGTTTTTGAAGTGATGGAATTGTTTTTACTCAGCGGATGGAAGGATGAAGAATTGAACGTTGACATTATCCCTTTATTTGAAACAATTGATGACCTAAAGAATGCAGGTAATGTGATGAATAAATTGTACAGCAATGAGCATTATAAAAAACATCTGCAGCGGAGAAAAGGTAAGCAGACGATCATGCTGGGTTTTAGTGATGGAACAAAAGATGGCGGTTACCTGATGGCGAACTGGAGCATTTATAAAGCCAAAGAAGACCTGACTAAAATTTCCAAGCAGTATAATATTGATGTGCTATTCTTTGATGGAAGAGGTGGTCCGCCTTCAAGAGGAGGTGGTAAGACGCATAAGTTTTATGCATCAATGGGAAAAAACATTGCCAACAAAGAAATACAACTGACAGTACAAGGGCAAACGGTGAGTTCGAATTTCGGGACGATCGATGCTGCACAGTTTAATATGGAACAACTAATGCATGCCGGTATCTCCAATGATCTGTTTTCTTTAAAACAAACAACATTAAAAGCAGATGAAGAAGAATTGCTGCAATCATTGGCTGAAGCAAGCTTTACAGCTTATACTGATTTAAAAAATCATCCTTATTTTCTTGGATATTTAAGCCATGCCAGCCCTTTACGTTTTTATGCAGAAACAAATATTGGGTCACGACCTGCCAAAAGAGGAAGCTCTTCACGATTTGCATTTAAAGAATTGCGGGCTATACCTTATGTAGGATCGTGGAGCCAATTAAAGCAAAATGTAACAGGGTATTATGGAGTCGGTTCAGCATTACAGAAAATGGAAGAAGAAGGGAAGTGGGATCAACTGAAAGAATTATACAGGCAATCATTATTTTTCAGAACATTGATTGACAATAGTGAAATGGCAATGAGGAAATCTTATTTTCCTTTGACTGAATTTTTATCAAAGCACCCGGTGTATGGCGAAATATGGAACAAGATCTATAACGAATATGAATTGACAAAACGTTATGTGATCATGCTGTCAGGAAAATCTGAGTTGATGGCTGATTACCCCGTTGAACAAATATCCATACAAATGCGTGAAAGAATTGTACTACCACTTACAACGATCCAGCAATATGCTATTACCAAAGTCCGGCAAATGGAAGAGCAGTTGATCAATCCGCCGTCTAAAGCCACGTACGAAAAAATGGTAATGCGTTGTTCCTTTGGTATTATTAATGCAGGCAGAAATTCAGCTTAGGTGCTTATCTCCTTTTCTCTTTTAATCTCTTAGCTAAAAAAAGGGCCCGCTGTAGAAACAGCCGGCCGTAATGCTTATGTCTGTAAGAGTTAAAAAAAAGTTTAATGATCCCTTGAAAGGAATGCATTTCATTCTGGCTGCTGATTCGTTAGTGTAATTGTTATTCCTTTTACAGGAATTAGAAGGCAATCGTGGAAAAAATCAATTCATCCGGGCTCACTTATCTGTTAATGCGGATTAAGTGTAAAAGTAACCCTTATTTTTTAGTTTCAAAAAAAATGGATCTGAAGAATTTAATAAAGAAAAGCCCCCCGTAGAAACGGGGCGCTTCAACGATTGCTTGCCATATGAAAAAGATGATGAAAATGCCTTGCGGCTAAGTTCAAATTTCTTTATTAATGCTATAAGCACTCTGTATTAATTTTTTATTATTTAGAATGAATAAACTGCTGCCAGCAAAAAGTTGCTTGCCGATTTTTTTGGGGCGCCGTCTTTGTCATAGAAAACTTCCTGGCTTGCATTATCCATTCTGTATTCAGGTATGAAAATAAAACCACCTAGTTTGAAATTGGCAGAAAGGGTTGTGGCAAAAATATTACCACCTTCTGGCGCAATTGCAAACATTTTAAGTTGGTTGTCATCATTGAAATATTCGCCACGTAGTGTCAGGCCAAACCATGGTTTTGGATCAAGATTAAAATATAATGCGGATCCCCACCAGCTTTTACCATCGACATTTTTAGCACCGTCCCACATTTGTGTACTATTGACTGTTCCATTAAAGCCGATATTGAACTTGTCACTGAATTTAGCAGTAAGCACTGCATCAAACTGGCTTGTTTTTGAGGTATCGAAATTTTTACCACCAACATAGTTCAGGTAAAGTTTTACATTATCGCTTGCTGCAAGACTGTACTGAGCGAGGAAGAATTTCTTATTGATATATCCTTCCAGGGGAATTCTGAAATCAGTTTGATTTGAAACGCCTACCATAAAACCATGCTTTCCTTTTGTGATATCAGCTTTCAGACCTGTATGTGAGAAAGGGCCATTGGTAAACATATAGCTCATACTATAGTTACGATTCAATTGTGGATCGAGTAATTCATAACCAACATGTGTTCCCCAGGTACCGGCAGTGAATTTTAGCCAGTCAGAAGGAGAGTAGGTGATATACATTTGTTTTATTGCCTGTGTTATTCCTTCATCAGTGTAAGCAAACTCTTTTGCGCGGGGCCCGAAACCCAGGTCCAGTACAGCGCCAACTTTATTTCCCTTGTGCTCAAGTTTTACACTGGCCATTCCCAATGAAAAACTGTTATGCGAGCCGGTGAAACTTGTATAAGTATTTGATTTTGTTTTGGCAAAATCATATTTATAATAAACATCAGCAGAACCAGTAATTATAAGAGTTGGTTTCGCTTCCTCTGTTTCAGGCGGTGCAGCGGTAGTATCTGAAGTTACCGAAGCTACTTGTGCATTAGCAAAAAGACCTACGGTAATGGCGGTTAGGGCCACAAAAAGTTTTCGTAACATTGTAATTGATTTTAATTGTTATTTAAAATTGGTACAGCCCCTGAACTCTGCCAGGAGTTCAGATCCTGGCTGTACCTTTTTATTAATAGGGTTAGTGCTTTTCTGCAAGTGTCTCTTTTGTTTCACCGTTATGGTGAACCAATAAATGACCCTGCATGTATTTTTCATTGTGCTGTGATTCATCGAGACCCAGTTCTTCTTCCAGTTCAGAAACACGGATCGGCACGATGACATTGATCAATTTGAAAATACCATATGATACAATAAAGCTATAGGCAACAACAATGCTCATGGCTTTCAACTGTGTAAAGAAGAATTCAGGATTACCATAAAATAAACCATTCGGTCCGCCAGGTATACCATGTACTGCAGTACTAGCAAATACGCCTGTCATTAGCATACCAACCATACCACCTAGACCATGACAAGGGAATACATCCAGCATATCATCCACTTTAGATCTTTGTTTGATAGAGACTGCAATATTCGAAACGATAGCACCTACTAAACCGACAATGATACTTTGCGGAATACCGACATAACCTGCTGCAGGAGTAATAGCAACCAGTCCAACTACTGCACCGATACAGAAACCGAGCACAGAAGGTTTCTTGCCTTTAATAATATCAAAGAACATCCAGGCAAGACCTGCAGAAGCTGCAGCTGTTGTGGTTGTTCCGAATGCATTAACTGCAAGCGTCGTTGCGCCTACCGCAGAGCCTGCATTAAAACCAAACCAACCGAACCAAAGCAAACCGGTTCCGATCAATACATAAGGAACATTCGCAGGTGGAATTTCTTTTTGATCAACATGCGATTTTCTTCTTTTCAAAACCATGGCACCTGCTAATGCAGCACAACCCGCTGTTATGTGTACTACTGTACCACCAGCGAAATCCCATGCACCCATCTTAGCAAGAAATCCTTCCGGATGCCAGCTCCAGTGTGCAACAGGTGCATACACCAGCAAGGAGAATAAAATAATAAACAGGATATAAGATGTGAAACGAATTCTTTCTGCAACGGCTCCAACTACAAGACCAGGAGTAATGATCGCAAACATCAATTGGAATAATGAAAACAGTGTAAGCGGAATTGTATTTGCCAATGGCCATGCGGCGCCTCCTTTTACTCCATTATAAAACGCAAAAGTGGTGGGGTCACCAATTACTCCACCGATTCCAGGTATTTGAATTGATTCACCAAATGCAAGGCTGAATCCACACACTACCCAAAGTACACCAACAATACCGGCGGCTACAACACTTTTGATCATTGTAGAAATTACATTCTTGCGGTTTACCATTCCACCATAGAAAAATGCAAGACCGGGAGTCATTAAAAATACCAGCGCCGTAGAAACAAGCACCCAGGCAATATCAGCATTGCTGTATTGAGGATCCTTTTCTCCCGGAACAAAATCGGCTACCGGTTTAACAAACATGGCGGCAATTGCTACCACGGCTAACAAGAGAAATGGCAAAATCTGCTTAGCGGTTTTCTTACTCATAAATCGTTGTTTAAAATTAAAAAATTATATATGTAATTCTCTTATTCAAAAATACAACACGATACCACTAACACATGTTTAGTTTACATATAATATTTATTTTAATGTTTGTATTTTTACGATACAACCTATTTTATTTGAAAAATCTTATTTATAATTCAAAAAAATGATTCAAAACAAAAGAACCGCCTTGTAAAAAGCGGTTTACTATTAAAGCGGATCACTAAAGCGATTAAACTAATATCTGCGCAGCATCTTTTCTTTCCAGTAAGGAAGTTCCGATAAGGAATTCATCAATTTTTCTTGCACATTCCCGGCCTTCGCTGATGGCCCAGACTACCAGGCTTTGACCACGACGGATATCACCGGCTGCAAATACTTTATTGATATTAGTACGGTAATCTTTTTCTGTAGCCCTTACATTTCTTCTTTCATCCAACTCAACATCTAACTGTTGAAGCAATCCATCATATTGCGGATTTACAAAACCCATTGCCAATAAAGCAAGCTCACATGGAATTTCTCTTTCACTTCCTGCTACTTCAACAAAAGAAGCAGCCCTTCCATCTTCAGTTATCTTCCATTCAAGGTCAACGATCTTTAATGCTTTTAAATTTCCATCGCCATCACCAATAAATTCTTTTGTAGCAATGGCCCATTTCCGATCAGCACCTTCTTCATGTGATGAAGATGTTTTTAAAGTCATTGGATAAGAAGGCCAGGGCATAAATGCTGTTCTTTCTTTTGGCGGTGTCGGTAGCAACTCAAACTGTGTTACTGATCTTGCTTTATGACGATTGCTTGTTCCCACGCAATCGCTGCCTGTATCACCACCTCCGATCACAACAACATTTTTATTAGTTGCGAAAATATCTGTTGGATAAATATTGCTTTCAATAGCTGGATTTGCAAATGGATCAAGGTTCGCGTTGCGTTTGTTCTGTTGCTTTAAAAACTCCATTGCATAATGAACACCTTTCAATTCTCTTCCCGGAATATTCAGATCTCTTGGAACAGTTGAACCACCGGCGAGAACAATCGCATGATATTCTCTCAGCAGGTCATTCACGTTTACATTTACACCCACATTTGCATTGCATTTAAATGTTACTCCTTCTTCTTCCATTAATTTTATTCTTCTGTCAAC
This window contains:
- the thrA gene encoding bifunctional aspartate kinase/homoserine dehydrogenase I, coding for MKVLKFGGTSVGNADAINKTISIVSSKLKEDSLIVVVSALAGTTDLLISSGQLAAEGDETYKDSLKTLENRHLDVVKELIPIQQQSSVLSQVKKYCNEIEDICNGIFLLHELSVRTKDKLMSYGELISSKIITSAFNAKNTPAVWTNSMELIKTDSGFGNAVVDFAITNDLIRSFITQQKENLFIVPGFIASDSHDSITTLGRGGSDYTAAIFAAAIDANDLEIWTDVSGMMTADPRLVANAKIISNVSYQEAMELSHFGAKVIYPPTIHPVMKKRIRTWIKNTFAPGDYGTLIESDVKKNGSSIRGISSMNKISLISLEGSGMVGIPGFSKRLFEALALEQVNVILITQSSSEHSICVAIDDVNTGKAKKVVEKAFSYEMETGKIDPLVIENDQSIIALVGDNMKSHTGIAGKMFASLGRNGVNIRAIAQGSSERNISAVIGTQDVRKGINVLHEEFFETTYKQINLFIAGTGNVGKKLLGQLIKQKEFLKEHLRLQVNITGLTNSRNMLIKEDGIELNKWEESLKANGKASISEFVEKIITLNLRNSIFVDVTANDEVSTVYDKLLAKSITVVACNKVAASSAYSNYKKLKDLSREFNAPFLFETNVGAGLPVIGTLNDLMQSGDTVNKIEAVLSGTLNFVFNNYNGEKTFSEIVKDAQNEGYTEPDPRLDLSGKDVMRKIMILAREAGKQIEMEDITCNSFLPESCMKGSVDDFYKEMAKLEEHFKAIYKKAAAENCKLKFVASYENGKASVGLKHIPSQSDFYHLYGKDNIVLFYTDRYSEQPLVVKGAGAGAEVTASGVFADIMRAVK
- a CDS encoding homoserine kinase, which codes for MNSIKIKSPGTVANLVCGFDVLGLALNEPYDIMELRLTSEPKVTIINKDDFDLPTEAEKNVAGVVLLSIIEKMENKIGFEIEIEKHIKPGSGIGSSAASAAGAAYAANHLLENIFTNEEMVQFAMNGEKLASGVKHADNIAPAIYGGITLIRSIHPLDIVSIDAPPLFVTIVHPQIEVRTSDARQILKQQVLLKDAIRQWGNVAGLVAGFIKGDYDLIGRSLEDVIIEPVRSILIPGFDEVKRRSKDAGALGGGISGSGPSIFMLSKDEAAAKNVETEMKDVYNKIGIDYHTHVTTINKNGIYPLSP
- a CDS encoding ammonium transporter; this translates as MSKKTAKQILPFLLLAVVAIAAMFVKPVADFVPGEKDPQYSNADIAWVLVSTALVFLMTPGLAFFYGGMVNRKNVISTMIKSVVAAGIVGVLWVVCGFSLAFGESIQIPGIGGVIGDPTTFAFYNGVKGGAAWPLANTIPLTLFSLFQLMFAIITPGLVVGAVAERIRFTSYILFIILFSLLVYAPVAHWSWHPEGFLAKMGAWDFAGGTVVHITAGCAALAGAMVLKRRKSHVDQKEIPPANVPYVLIGTGLLWFGWFGFNAGSAVGATTLAVNAFGTTTTAAASAGLAWMFFDIIKGKKPSVLGFCIGAVVGLVAITPAAGYVGIPQSIIVGLVGAIVSNIAVSIKQRSKVDDMLDVFPCHGLGGMVGMLMTGVFASTAVHGIPGGPNGLFYGNPEFFFTQLKAMSIVVAYSFIVSYGIFKLINVIVPIRVSELEEELGLDESQHNEKYMQGHLLVHHNGETKETLAEKH
- a CDS encoding porin gives rise to the protein MLRKLFVALTAITVGLFANAQVASVTSDTTAAPPETEEAKPTLIITGSADVYYKYDFAKTKSNTYTSFTGSHNSFSLGMASVKLEHKGNKVGAVLDLGFGPRAKEFAYTDEGITQAIKQMYITYSPSDWLKFTAGTWGTHVGYELLDPQLNRNYSMSYMFTNGPFSHTGLKADITKGKHGFMVGVSNQTDFRIPLEGYINKKFFLAQYSLAASDNVKLYLNYVGGKNFDTSKTSQFDAVLTAKFSDKFNIGFNGTVNSTQMWDGAKNVDGKSWWGSALYFNLDPKPWFGLTLRGEYFNDDNQLKMFAIAPEGGNIFATTLSANFKLGGFIFIPEYRMDNASQEVFYDKDGAPKKSASNFLLAAVYSF
- a CDS encoding phosphoenolpyruvate carboxylase produces the protein MEYQSTTALQQFKNLVGIKFQLYNSLFTSLPFHRIERTGILLSLLLTNIEDGFKNKKSPSEIIEEFFDKHTTYKTEQERMDLLFRFVQYAERQVVLFDALEDAAFGKVNDMHGTGTLHHLKTEIESDGKSKELADKLKDFSIRLVLTAHPTQFYPGAVLGIINDLSKAIAENNVNQINQYLQQLGKTPFFKKQKPSPYDEAVSLIWYLENVFYAAAGRIAGFLKRNFSNELTPENQLLKMGFWPGGDRDGNPFVTAGTTLKVSDALRGSIIKCYYLEVRRIRRRLTFEGVENVLAELEKKLYNNIFIPGERTALTKEEILGTLLQIKETLIYQHNSLFIHLVENLINKVELFGLHFATLDIRQESFIHTRVLKTMQDKNPDLSFTYITPLTKVEQESIEPVSDEIVSETLASMKVVKTIQRENGEAGCNRYIISQCNKAENVFEVMELFLLSGWKDEELNVDIIPLFETIDDLKNAGNVMNKLYSNEHYKKHLQRRKGKQTIMLGFSDGTKDGGYLMANWSIYKAKEDLTKISKQYNIDVLFFDGRGGPPSRGGGKTHKFYASMGKNIANKEIQLTVQGQTVSSNFGTIDAAQFNMEQLMHAGISNDLFSLKQTTLKADEEELLQSLAEASFTAYTDLKNHPYFLGYLSHASPLRFYAETNIGSRPAKRGSSSRFAFKELRAIPYVGSWSQLKQNVTGYYGVGSALQKMEEEGKWDQLKELYRQSLFFRTLIDNSEMAMRKSYFPLTEFLSKHPVYGEIWNKIYNEYELTKRYVIMLSGKSELMADYPVEQISIQMRERIVLPLTTIQQYAITKVRQMEEQLINPPSKATYEKMVMRCSFGIINAGRNSA
- a CDS encoding glutamate synthase subunit beta, which produces MGKPTGFLEFTRELPTKRKVEERVNDHKEFINRYTDEKLNQQSGRCMNCGVPFCHNGCPLGNVIPEFNDAVYRKEWKEAYEILASTNNFPEFTGRICPAPCETACVLGINQPAITIEEIEKHIIEIAFDKGFVQPKKINKRSGKKVAVVGSGPAGLAAAAQLNYAGHTVTVFERDDRPGGLLRYGIPDFKLEKWVVDRRIKLMEEEGVTFKCNANVGVNVNVNDLLREYHAIVLAGGSTVPRDLNIPGRELKGVHYAMEFLKQQNKRNANLDPFANPAIESNIYPTDIFATNKNVVVIGGGDTGSDCVGTSNRHKARSVTQFELLPTPPKERTAFMPWPSYPMTLKTSSSHEEGADRKWAIATKEFIGDGDGNLKALKIVDLEWKITEDGRAASFVEVAGSEREIPCELALLAMGFVNPQYDGLLQQLDVELDERRNVRATEKDYRTNINKVFAAGDIRRGQSLVVWAISEGRECARKIDEFLIGTSLLERKDAAQILV